Proteins from a single region of Ziziphus jujuba cultivar Dongzao chromosome 1, ASM3175591v1:
- the LOC125423367 gene encoding uncharacterized protein LOC125423367, whose product MGEQAFFDRMINHLRESCKYYTGYPKNLGPSRVIHFTSEREFVQLLHEGYPIVVAFTIRCNLTTHLDRVIEEAAAEFYPHVKFMRVECPKYPGFCISRQKKEYPFVEIFHSPEQASNQGRLADSNVTKYSVRVLPFNYDLSAYGFREFFKRHNIRSSDPK is encoded by the exons ATGGGTGAGCAAGCGTTTTTTGATAGAATGATCAACCATCTCCGAGAATCATGCAA GTATTATACTGGTTACCCAAAGAATCTTGGGCCATCACGGGTTATTCATTTTACATCAGAACGTGAGTTTGTCCAACTTCTTCATGAAGGCTATCCTATAGTTGTTGCATTTACCATAAG GTGTAATCTCACTACACATCTTGATAGAGTGATAGAGGAAGCAGCAGCTGAGTTTTACCCTCACGTGAAGTTTATGCGt GTTGAATGTCCAAAATATCCTGGTTTCTGTATTTCGCGGCAAAAGAAGGAGTAtccatttgttgaaatttttcaTAGTCCGGAACAA GCATCCAACCAAGGAAGGCTTGCTGATTCAAATGTAACAAAGTACTCGGTCAGGGTTCTACCT TTCAATTATGACCTTAGTGCATATGGATTTAGAGAATTTTTCAAGCGCCATAACATAAGGTCATCAGATCCAAAGTAA
- the LOC107408733 gene encoding oxysterol-binding protein-related protein 4C, with protein sequence MVTEGKEERTAVLTKPFSIEGESDVDHKPPNLIQRILSLFTNVRPGSDLTRMQLPPLFNVPKSQLQCFSEPLYCVNNDMLERCNNKNNPVDRFCAVVAWNISLLRPLNFGFAPYNPILGETHHASRGSLNVLVEQISHHPPVTALHATDDEQNVELLWCQHPNPKFYGTKVETEVRGKRLLKLLNHGETYEMKSPKLLIKFLPVPGVDWVGKDTIQCHESGLSAELDYGSKYFFGLRGGHRSIKGKIFETSTMRPLFEIDGQWDRTVTVKDINSGKFEVIYNAEKTISGLKTPIVKDQREIWPSESAIVWSEVSQGILSKDWAKAREAKTAVEEKQRELLRERESKGETWVPKHFTVSYSNESGWDCLPIRMKVPPAPIIFQL encoded by the exons ATG GTCACCGAAGGTAAGGAAGAGCGGACGGCTGTTCTCACGAAACCATTTTCAATAGAAGGGGAATCAGACGTTGATCACAAACCTCCTAATCTGATTCAACGCATTTTAAGTCTCTTTACAAATGTACGGCCAGGATCAGATCTCACTCGAATGCAG CTGCCTCCTCTTTTCAACGTTCCAAAGTCACAGCTGCAGTGTTTCAGTGAACCATTATACTGTGTGAACAATGATATGTTAGAGAGGTGCAACAACAAGAATAACCCAGTAGACAGGTTCTGTGCAGTGGTAGCATGGAATATCTCTTTATTGCGTCCTTTGAATTTCGGATTTGCTCCTTACAATCCCATTCTTGGTGAGACTCACCATGCCTCAAGGGGTTCCCTCAATGTTCTTGTTGAGCAG ATTTCACATCATCCACCAGTCACTGCCCTTCATGCAACTGATGACGAACAAAATGTTGAACTCTTATGGTGTCAACATCCTAATCCTAAATTCTATG GTACTAAAGTGGAAACTGAGGTAAGAGGAAAAAGGCTGCTTAAACTTTTGAATCATGGAGAAACTTATGAAATGAAGTCCCCAAAACTTCTGATCAAGTTCCTTCCAGTACCTGGTGTTGATTGGGTTGGTAAAGATACAATCCAATGTCATGAAAGTGGACTTTCTGCTGAGTTAGACTATGgtagcaaatatttttttgggcttaGAGGAGGCCATAGATCAATCAAAGGAAAGATCTTCGAAACATCGACAATGAGGCCCCTTTTCGAGATTGACGGTCAATGGGACAG AACTGTAACAGTGAAGGATATTAACAGTGGGAAATTTGAAGTAATATACAATGCAGAAAAAACCATTTCAGGACTTAAAACTCCAATAGTCAAGGATCAAAGG GAAATATGGCCAAGTGAATCAGCTATAGTTTGGAGTGAGGTTAGCCAAGGAATTCTAAGCAAAGATTGGGCAAAAGCAAGAGAAGCAAAGACAGCCGTTGAGGAAAAGCAGAGAGAGCTGTTGAGAGAAAGAGAATCAAAGGGGGAAACTTGGGTTCCTAAGCATTTCACTGTCTCTTACAGCAATGAAAGTGGGTGGGATTGCTTACCTATTCGGATGAAAGTTCCACCAGCTCCCATTATTTTCCAACTTTAA
- the LOC112490182 gene encoding uncharacterized protein LOC112490182 produces the protein MGVCFSCRSSSSSSSSSSSAAESTSTVRVVHLNGYVEDFEQPVSVSQITGKPSKHFVCTPAQLLSSGSKPLKQDALLQPGQIYLLLPYSALQADVSPLDLASIVRKLTSAAKSSRNSGSDSRKSPGSSPLRSPHGSRPAWNSSLSPSRSSPNRFAEPEFGLMGNGGQRSCRARSWKPILDTIRERSFTRRSESDIQERVFGAIEKGSLAS, from the coding sequence atgggagtaTGTTTCTCTTgcagatcatcatcatcatcatcatcatcatcttcatctgcaGCGGAGAGTACCAGCACTGTACGTGTGGTTCATCTCAATGGCTATGTAGAAGACTTTGAGCAACCAGTTTCGGTTAGCCAAATTACAGGGAAGCCTTCAAAGCATTTTGTGTGCACTCCTGCTCAGCTTCTATCTTCAGGGTCCAAACCCTTGAAACAGGACGCTCTGCTTCAACCAGGCCAAATCTATCTCTTGCTTCCTTACTCTGCCTTACAAGCTGATGTTTCACCACTAGACTTGGCCTCCATAGTTAGGAAGCTCACCTCAGCGGCGAAATCTAGCCGGAACAGTGGTAGTGATTCCCGTAAGTCTCCCGGTTCAAGTCCTTTGCGATCACCACATGGTTCTAGGCCGGCGTGGAATTCATCTTTATCACCGTCTAGGAGTAGTCCTAACCGGTTTGCAGAGCCCGAGTTTGGTTTGATGGGAAATGGTGGACAGAGGTCGTGTAGAGCACGTTCATGGAAGCCTATTTTGGACACCATTAGAGAGAGATCGTTTACCAGGAGGAGTGAATCGGATATTCAAGAAAGAGTATTTGGAGCCATTGAAAAAGGTAGCTTAGCTAGCTAG
- the LOC112491717 gene encoding aspartic proteinase CDR1: MAIVPALVYFLLSSSAFSAKAIGIPAASTTTRPRKLVAKLIHRDSVLHPCHNPNETISDRAERAIRGSNSRLAYLQAKMKEATFSEDIQTVEDDIRASVIPDEGTIFLANFSIGEPPVVQLVGVDTGSSLLWIQCLPCTNCLHRPAPIFDPAKSKTFANLSCNSTLCNNLKRCQCDQFNHASFKIEYEDGSNTNGTIAREQLVFETSDEGIVILPNVTFGCGHNIQTRQSGGNWTGVMGLGTGIASLARQFGSKFSYCLGNISDPFYNYNHLILGEGAELEGYSTPFETFDGHYYVTLEGISIGEKKLEIDPDVFARTSDGGGVLIDSGSTDTTLAYEAFTSLAYEISSFMDGILTRSRDEDRRWELCYNGVVTRDLVGFPVVTFHFAGGAELVLDPESLFHQRTEDRFCMAVDPDSLGNDYVVTPTNIIGVMAQQNYNVAYDLDKKLIYFQRIDCELLID; this comes from the coding sequence ATGGCAATTGTACCTGCACTAGTTTATTTTCTCCTTTCTTCATCAGCTTTTTCAGCTAAAGCTATTGGCATTCCCGCTGCCTCCACCACCACGAGGCCGAGAAAGCTGGTGGCGAAGCTAATTCACCGAGATTCTGTTCTACATCCATGCCACAACCCAAACGAAACCATAAGCGATCGTGCTGAACGTGCTATCAGAGGTTCAAACTCGCGCTTGGCGTACTTGCAGGCAAAGATGAAAGAAGCAACTTTCAGTGAAGATATACAAACTGTGGAGGATGATATACGGGCAAGTGTTATTCCCGATGAGGGTACCATATTCCTTGCCAACTTCTCCATTGGAGAACCCCCTGTTGTGCAGCTTGTAGGTGTTGATACTGGAAGCAGTCTTCTATGGATACAATGCCTACCTTGCACCAACTGTTTGCATCGACCTGCACCAATCTTTGACCCTGCCAAGTCCAAAACATTTGCTAACTTATCATGTAATAGTACTCTTTGCAACAATCTTAAGCGTTGCCAATGCGACCAATTTAACCATGCCTCATTCAAAATAGAGTATGAAGATGGAAGCAACACAAATGGAACCATTGCTCGTGAACAACTTGTCTTTGAGACGTCTGATGAAGGTATAGTAATTTTGCCCAATGTAACATTTGGTTGCGGTCACAATATTCAAACCAGACAAAGTGGAGGAAATTGGACTGGAGTCATGGGACTAGGGACTGGAATAGCATCTTTGGCCAGACAATTTGGCAGCAAATTCTCTTATTGCCTTGGCAACATAAGTGATCCTTTCTACAACTATAACCACTTAATTTTGGGAGAGGGGGCAGAACTTGAAGGCTATTCAACCCCTTTTGAAACTTTTGATGGGCATTATTATGTTACTCTAGAGGGCATTAGTATAGGGGAGAAAAAGCTTGAGATAGATCCTGATGTATTTGCAAGGACGAGTGATGGCGGTGGGGTGCTCATTGACAGTGGAAGTACGGATACAACACTAGCCTATGAGGCTTTTACATCACTCGCCTACGAAATAAGCAGTTTCATGGATGGCATACTGACCAGAAGTAGAGACGAGGATAGGAGGTGGGAGTTGTGCTACAATGGAGTTGTGACTCGAGATTTAGTGGGTTTTCCAGTTGTTACGTTCCACTTTGCAGGGGGAGCAGAGTTGGTGCTGGACCCTGAAAGCTTGTTTCATCAGAGAACAGAGGATAGATTTTGCATGGCTGTGGACCCTGACAGTCTAGGCAACGACTACGTTGTCACTCCTACCAATATCATTGGAGTAATGGCTCAACAAAACTATAATGTGGCTTATGACCTTGATAAAAAGCTGATATATTTCCAGAGGATAGACTGCGAGCTTTTGATTGATTAG
- the LOC107431140 gene encoding aspartic proteinase nepenthesin-2 → MLQSKIHSHQTRSSRFKTSLNRFIILAEKSNNSHIAATDDTRADVFAEDSSTQFMANFSFGDPAVAHLLTMDTGSNLLWIQCLPCTKCFGQSSPLFDPSKSSTFTALPCSSPSCTVLQPEHKYDLSDNCKFSHGYLDGTLANGLLGTEMLTFETSDDGLSTINDVVFGRAHNNDGFNGQPSGILGLGPPNLSLATKLASKFSYCIANIRDPNYSYNQLILGDGEKFEGDSTPLEVFNELYYLNLEYISVGGKKLDIDPETFRRKPSGDGGTVIDSGMTLSFVAKAGYEALSGEVEKLMDGFVKRVMETDIPTALCYKGVISRDLVGFLEVSFGFSGGAELSMGTESLFEEYGEGEFCMAVHESMSKSDLTVVGIMAQQGYNVAYDGVGMTVSFQSIDCQLLEG, encoded by the coding sequence ATGCTACAATCCAAAATCCACTCCCACCAAACGCGCTCTTCGCGCTTCAAAACCTCGCTGAACCGTTTCATCATCTTAGCAGAAAAATCAAACAACAGTCACATCGCCGCCACGGACGACACCCGAGCCGACGTCTTTGCAGAGGACAGCTCGACACAGTTTATGGCCAACTTCTCATTCGGGGACCCAGCAGTTGCGCATCTCCTGACCATGGACACGGGCAGTAATCTGTTGTGGATCCAATGCCTTCCTTGCACCAAATGTTTCGGCCAATCAAGTCCTTTATTTGACCCTTCCAAGTCCTCCACATTTACGGCTTTGCCATGCTCTTCTCCCTCTTGCACCGTCTTACAGCCTGAACACAAATACGATCTCTCCGACAACTGCAAGTTCTCTCATGGATACTTAGATGGAACCTTAGCCAACGGACTTCTCGGAACCGAAATGCTTACCTTCGAGACTTCCGACGACGGACTAAGTACGATCAACGACGTCGTTTTTGGCCGTGCTCACAATAACGACGGTTTCAATGGCCAACCCAGTGGAATACTCGGTCTTGGACCTCCCAATCTCTCCTTAGCAACTAAATTGGCTTCCAAATTCTCTTACTGCATAGCAAATATAAGAGACCCTAATTACAGCTATAACCAGTTGATTTTAGGAGACGGTGAGAAATTCGAAGGCGATTCAACTCCATTGGAGGTTTTCAACGAGCTTTACTATCTAAACCTCGAATATATCAGTGTGGGTGGAAAAAAACTCGATATCGATCCCGAAACGTTCAGAAGAAAGCCGTCGGGAGACGGTGGAACTGTGATCGATAGCGGGATGACGCTGAGCTTCGTTGCTAAAGCTGGGTATGAAGCTTTGAGTGGTGAAGTTGAGAAGTTGATGGATGGATTCGTGAAGCGAGTGATGGAAACTGATATTCCTACGGCTCTTTGCTATAAGGGGGTCATAAGCAGAGACCTCGTGGGGTTTCTCGAGGTTAGTTTCGGATTCTCAGGTGGTGCTGAACTGAGTATGGGGACGGAGAGCCTGTTTGAGGAATATGGAGAAGGTGAGTTTTGCATGGCTGTGCATGAATCCATGAGCAAAAGTGATTTGACTGTCGTCGGGATTATGGCTCAACAGGGTTATAATGTTGCTTACGATGGTGTTGGCATGACTGTTTCTTTTCAGAGTATTGATTGTCAACTTCTAGAGGGATAG
- the LOC107432789 gene encoding probable xyloglucan endotransglucosylase/hydrolase protein 23, giving the protein MCSSTSASSLFVIPLLIGLFMAVSASNFYQDFDITWGDGRGKILNNGELLTLGLDKASGSGFQSKNEYLFGKIDMQLKLVPGNSAGTVTAYYLSSKGSTWDEIDFEFLGNLSGDPYTLHTNVFSQGKGNREQQFHLWFDPTADFHTYSILWNPQRIVFSVDGTPIREFKNAESKGVPFPKSQPMRIYSSLWNADDWATRGGLIKTDWTQAPFTASYRNFNANACVWSSGASSCGSSGSSSSTSSTSNQWLSEELDSTKQDRLKWVQNNYMIYNYCTDAKRFPQGFPAECSMS; this is encoded by the exons ATGTGTTCTTCAACTAGTGCTTCTTCACTGTTTGTTATACCTCTTCTGATTGGCCTTTTCATGGCTGTCTCTGCCAGTAATTTCTACCAGGATTTCGATATCACTTGGGGAGATGGCCGAGGTAAGATCCTCAACAATGGAGAACTTCTAACTCTGGGGCTTGACAAAGCTTCTGGTTCTGGCTTTCAGTCCAAGAATGAGTATCTTTTTGGCAAGATTGATATGCAGCTCAAGCTTGTCCCTGGAAATTCTGCAGGCACTGTTACCGCATATTAT TTATCATCAAAAGGTTCAACATGGGATGAGATTGACTTCGAATTCTTGGGGAATCTGAGCGGGGATCCTTACACTCTTCACACTAATGTGTTCAGCCAAGGCAAGGGAAACAGAGAGCAACAGTTCCATCTATGGTTTGACCCAACTGCTGATTTCCACACCTATTCTATCCTCTGGAATCCCCAACGCATTGT CTTCTCAGTGGATGGTACTCCAATTAGGGAGTTCAAGAATGCAGAGTCAAAGGGCGTTCCATTCCCAAAGAGTCAGCCAATGAGAATCTACTCTAGCCTCTGGAATGCAGATGATTGGGCAACAAGAGGTGGGCTTATCAAAACAGACTGGACCCAAGCTCCTTTCACTGCTTCTTACAGGAACTTCAATGCCAATGCTTGTGTCTGGTCTTCTGGAGCTTCTTCTTGCGGCTCATCAGGTTCTTCATCTTCCACCTCCTCCACCAGCAATCAATGGCTCTCAGAAGAGCTTGATTCAACAAAGCAGGACAGGCTGAAATGGGTGCAGAATAACTACATGATCT